One Rossellomorea aquimaris DNA window includes the following coding sequences:
- a CDS encoding type II secretion system F family protein translates to MGRYKYTGRDQKGKKLGIITASSKKDALIQLKKQEVRVIEILEIPETLMTKDITIGNPVKLQHLVIFLRQFATLLQAGVTVVDSTHILAEQTESKALGKALTEIEDELRDGNPLSEAFSRHKKIFEPMLINMLKAGEASGSLDETLEGLATHYEKQHITKQKIISALAYPMVVGVIAIGVVIFLLAAVVPTFVNMLTDFGGELPAITKFVIASSEFMQKFWYIIILFFVFIAITLAMLRKDKRSKYYLDYAILRVPIFGKMLQKAVLARMTRTLSSLFSSSVPILQALAIVEKVVENEVVARVIGESRRSLEKGTSLTDPMKRHWAFPPLVTQMIAIGEETGSLDSMLAKVADFYEKEVESATDRLKSLIEPLMIVMLAGLVGTIVTSILVPMFEIFNNVQNY, encoded by the coding sequence ATGGGACGTTATAAGTACACGGGCAGGGACCAAAAAGGAAAGAAGTTGGGGATCATCACGGCATCATCAAAGAAGGATGCCCTCATCCAGCTGAAGAAACAGGAAGTAAGGGTCATTGAAATCCTGGAAATACCTGAGACACTCATGACCAAAGACATAACGATCGGCAATCCGGTGAAATTACAGCATCTTGTTATTTTTCTGCGCCAGTTTGCGACCCTCCTTCAAGCCGGGGTCACAGTGGTTGATTCGACTCATATCCTGGCCGAGCAGACAGAGAGTAAGGCACTCGGTAAAGCCCTAACGGAAATCGAAGATGAATTGCGGGACGGGAATCCGCTATCTGAAGCCTTCTCCCGTCACAAGAAGATTTTTGAACCAATGCTGATCAATATGCTTAAGGCCGGGGAAGCGTCAGGAAGCCTGGATGAGACATTGGAGGGGCTCGCCACTCATTATGAAAAGCAGCATATCACGAAACAGAAAATCATTTCGGCGTTAGCTTATCCAATGGTTGTCGGCGTCATTGCCATCGGAGTCGTAATATTCTTACTGGCTGCCGTTGTACCGACATTTGTGAATATGCTGACCGATTTCGGCGGTGAACTGCCGGCCATCACAAAGTTTGTTATTGCTTCAAGTGAATTCATGCAAAAGTTCTGGTACATCATTATTTTATTTTTTGTATTCATTGCTATCACTCTGGCCATGTTAAGAAAAGACAAACGATCGAAGTATTATCTTGATTATGCCATCCTGCGAGTGCCGATTTTCGGGAAGATGCTGCAGAAAGCCGTACTAGCGAGAATGACACGAACGCTAAGTTCATTATTTTCAAGCTCGGTCCCCATCTTGCAGGCATTGGCCATCGTCGAAAAAGTTGTGGAAAATGAAGTGGTGGCCCGTGTGATCGGTGAATCCCGCAGGTCATTGGAGAAGGGGACGTCCCTAACAGACCCAATGAAACGGCATTGGGCTTTTCCTCCGTTAGTGACACAGATGATTGCCATTGGAGAAGAAACAGGATCCCTTGACTCCATGCTCGCTAAGGTCGCAGACTTCTATGAAAAAGAAGTGGAAAGTGCCACGGATCGTCTGAAATCCCTGATAGAACCACTCATGATCGTCATGCTGGCAGGATTGGTCGGTACCATCGTCACTTCGATTCTCGTTCCGATGTTCGAAATCTTCAACAATGTTCAAAACTATTAG
- a CDS encoding type IV pilus twitching motility protein PilT, whose translation MKEKVDYLLKSAYELGASDIHLTVGSPPIFRIHGDLKRFGKDNLLPENTESMARAIISETMYPSFEEVGELDFSYGIPGVSRFRVNAFKQRSCISLAIRVIPTSIPTMEELFLPHALKTIAEKPQGLFLVTGPTGSGKSTTLASIVDYMNRKMRKHIITLEDPIEYLHKHGASIIDQREVGFDTKSFSKGLRSALRQDPDIILVGEMRDLETIHTAITAAETGHLVLATLHTSSAPATIERIVDVFPPEQQSQIRVQLASVLVGILSQRLFATTDKKGRRAATELLLNNAAIANLIRSEKVHQIQNVMQTSKNSGMHIMSDSVMRLYESGIISKEMAFPYTREEIPQ comes from the coding sequence TTGAAAGAAAAAGTTGATTATCTTCTAAAGTCCGCTTACGAGCTGGGCGCGTCCGATATCCACCTTACAGTCGGCTCACCTCCTATCTTCCGCATACATGGGGACTTGAAAAGATTTGGTAAGGATAATTTGCTGCCCGAAAACACGGAATCAATGGCTAGAGCCATCATTTCTGAAACAATGTATCCGTCTTTTGAAGAAGTGGGTGAATTGGACTTTTCCTATGGAATCCCGGGCGTTTCAAGGTTCAGGGTGAATGCATTCAAACAACGTTCATGCATATCTTTGGCCATACGTGTCATTCCGACCTCCATTCCTACAATGGAGGAATTGTTTCTTCCCCATGCATTGAAGACGATTGCTGAAAAACCACAGGGTCTCTTCCTTGTTACCGGACCTACGGGGAGTGGAAAGTCGACCACACTCGCATCCATCGTGGATTATATGAACCGGAAAATGAGGAAGCATATCATCACCCTGGAAGACCCCATCGAATACTTGCACAAACATGGGGCTTCCATCATCGATCAGCGGGAAGTGGGGTTTGATACAAAATCATTTTCAAAAGGCTTGCGAAGTGCCTTGAGGCAGGATCCTGACATCATCCTTGTGGGGGAGATGAGGGATCTTGAGACCATCCATACTGCCATCACGGCAGCGGAAACCGGTCACCTGGTACTGGCGACCCTTCATACATCCAGTGCCCCGGCCACCATCGAGCGGATCGTAGACGTCTTCCCGCCGGAGCAGCAATCGCAAATCCGCGTTCAGTTGGCATCGGTCCTTGTCGGGATCCTTTCACAGAGATTATTTGCCACCACTGATAAAAAGGGGAGAAGGGCTGCAACGGAGCTCCTCTTGAATAATGCAGCGATCGCCAATTTGATCCGTTCCGAAAAAGTCCACCAAATACAAAATGTCATGCAGACGTCCAAAAATTCAGGCATGCACATTATGAGCGACAGTGTAATGAGACTTTATGAGAGTGGCATCATTTCAAAAGAAATGGCGTTTCCTTATACCAGAGAGGAGATTCCTCAATAA
- a CDS encoding ATPase, T2SS/T4P/T4SS family, producing the protein MTTIRKRLGDLLVEAGIISESQLQDTLKDKAKGQKLGDALLQRGYITEQQLIEVLEFQLGIPHVSLYRYPFETNLFHLIPKESAKRNLMIPLKKEGDRLFVAMSDPLDFYAIEDLRLATGFQIETAIATKDDILKVINKFYDLEDGFEDLFQENRDQNRVEEDTVVDSDSPIVRLVNGILSNAVTQKASDIHIDPQETKVVIRYRVDGILRTERNLPKHMQSMLIARLKIMANLDITEFRVPQDGRIKVNIDFHPIDLRVSTLPTVYGEKIVLRILDLGSSLNDLLKLGFNKVNQQRFMKMIQQPTGIVLITGPTGSGKSSTLYAALNHLNSEEVNIITIEDPVEYQLEGINQIGVNQNVGLTFAKGLRAILRQDPNIIMVGEIRDRETVEVSIRASLTGHLVLSTIHTNDSISTVTRLLDMGVEPFLVASSLSGVVAQRLIRKVCRDCKQEMPATQREIEIFAKRGMKIETITRGQGCSSCNMTGYKGRIAIHEVLVMNDEMKKVILNNEPFSKLREHAVRNKTIFLIDDGLLKVKQGMTTTEEVLRVAISE; encoded by the coding sequence GTGACCACGATTAGAAAGAGGCTTGGAGACCTGCTGGTTGAAGCAGGGATCATATCCGAATCCCAGTTACAAGATACCCTGAAAGATAAGGCGAAGGGACAGAAGTTAGGAGATGCCCTGCTTCAAAGAGGATATATTACGGAACAGCAGTTGATTGAAGTACTGGAATTTCAATTGGGGATTCCCCATGTCAGCCTATACAGATACCCCTTTGAAACGAACTTATTCCACTTGATTCCTAAAGAATCGGCTAAGCGGAACCTGATGATACCTCTTAAAAAAGAAGGGGACAGGCTTTTTGTAGCAATGAGCGACCCGTTGGACTTTTACGCAATCGAGGATCTGCGCCTGGCCACAGGCTTCCAAATCGAGACAGCGATTGCGACCAAGGATGATATTCTGAAAGTCATCAATAAGTTCTATGACTTAGAGGATGGATTTGAAGACCTTTTCCAGGAGAATCGGGATCAAAATAGAGTAGAAGAAGACACAGTGGTGGATTCCGATTCCCCCATCGTTCGATTAGTGAACGGAATCCTTTCGAATGCGGTGACCCAAAAAGCGAGTGATATACATATCGATCCCCAGGAAACCAAAGTTGTCATACGTTACAGGGTGGACGGCATTCTTAGAACCGAAAGAAATCTCCCGAAGCACATGCAAAGTATGTTGATTGCCAGGCTTAAAATCATGGCGAATCTCGACATAACCGAATTTAGAGTGCCTCAGGACGGGAGGATTAAGGTGAATATCGACTTTCATCCCATCGACCTGCGTGTGTCGACATTACCGACAGTCTATGGTGAGAAAATTGTATTGAGGATTCTGGATTTAGGTTCGAGCTTAAATGACCTCTTAAAGCTGGGGTTCAACAAGGTAAATCAACAGAGGTTCATGAAGATGATTCAGCAGCCGACAGGGATTGTACTTATCACGGGACCAACCGGTTCAGGGAAGTCTTCTACTTTATATGCTGCCCTAAATCACCTCAATAGTGAAGAAGTGAACATCATTACAATCGAGGATCCCGTTGAGTATCAGCTGGAGGGCATCAACCAGATCGGTGTGAATCAAAATGTCGGTTTGACCTTTGCGAAGGGGCTTCGGGCCATTTTGCGTCAAGATCCGAATATCATAATGGTCGGGGAAATTCGGGACAGGGAGACAGTCGAAGTGTCGATCCGTGCTTCCTTAACCGGGCATCTCGTATTGAGTACGATTCATACCAATGACTCAATCAGTACGGTGACAAGACTATTGGATATGGGTGTAGAACCCTTTTTGGTTGCCTCATCACTAAGTGGAGTCGTGGCTCAACGTTTGATCAGGAAGGTATGCCGTGATTGCAAACAAGAGATGCCGGCTACCCAGCGGGAGATTGAGATATTTGCCAAAAGGGGCATGAAGATCGAGACCATCACGAGAGGGCAGGGTTGCTCTTCCTGTAATATGACAGGGTATAAAGGTAGGATTGCCATTCATGAGGTCCTCGTCATGAATGATGAAATGAAGAAGGTCATTCTGAACAACGAACCCTTCTCCAAGTTAAGGGAGCATGCCGTACGGAATAAAACCATCTTCTTAATTGATGACGGCTTGCTGAAAGTGAAGCAGGGCATGACCACGACCGAAGAAGTATTACGAGTAGCGATTTCAGAGTAG